One window of Pyxicephalus adspersus chromosome 4, UCB_Pads_2.0, whole genome shotgun sequence genomic DNA carries:
- the MSGN1 gene encoding mesogenin-1, with translation METLHQPIIKMEEDYALVSDSDPESSYLPTPWDWKNNSENYSLSQTPSPQSLSPAASFESPLSGCSRPPSLEDLPYGDDMMAYRLLQYPDGECPHDMENSKGGHGRRGHNLKSSMSVQRRRKASEREKMRMRAIAEALHTLRRNLPPIYSQGRQPLTKIQTLKCTISYIEELTNILNSNKGK, from the coding sequence ATGGAGACCCTTCACCAGCCCATTATTAAAATGGAAGAGGACTACGCATTGGTTTCAGACTCTGACCCGGAGTCTTCTTACTTGCCCACACCTTGGGACTGGAAAAATAATTCTGAAAACTACAGCTTGAGTCAGACTCCTTCTCCACAGAGCTTGTCTCCTGCTGCTTCCTTCGAGTCTCCACTCTCGGGATGTTCCCGTCCACCGAGCCTTGAGGATCTACCTTATGGAGACGACATGATGGCGTACAGGTTGTTGCAGTACCCTGATGGTGAATGCCCACATGACATGGAGAACAGCAAAGGAGGACATGGCAGACGTGGCCACAATCTAAAATCTTCCATGAGCGTCCAACGCAGAAGAAAGGCAAGCGAAAGGGAGAAGATGAGGATGAGGGCCATAGCTGAAGCTCTTCATACCCTGCGCAGGAATTTACCACCCATATACAGCCAAGGTAGACAACCACTTACCAAGATTCAGACATTAAAATGTACCATCTCTTACATTGAGGAGCTGACCAATATCCTAAACAGCAACAAGGGAAAATAG